Genomic segment of Gossypium arboreum isolate Shixiya-1 unplaced genomic scaffold, ASM2569848v2 Contig00235, whole genome shotgun sequence:
AAGCCCTGTCAAATAGAGATTTTTTCTTTCGACCATATTTCGATTGTTAATACGATATATAAGGACCGCTACTACAAATAGTACTACACCCTTGATCGTGAAATATCGATTGCTTGTTGAACCCTGTGAATTGCGTGAAAGTAGGATACTCCAAATTCGGGGGTCCAAGAGTTTTATAAAACGTTCTTGGTGGAAAAAAATGTGAATGAAAGATCCCACTGAATTGAATTGGGTCCATGAATCTAAGAAATAGTGAGAATTCTTGATCTCTCTCAATATCTCTCTCAATTCGAAAATCCAGGATTTGAATTGATGTCCTTTCATTGATTCCTCCTAAATTGCATTGATTTATCCTAAAGATTTCATTTCAATTGGAATTTGGTTATTCACCATGTACGAGGATCCCCGCTAAGCATCCATGGCTGAATGGTTAAAGCGCCCAACTCATAATTGGCGAATTCGTAGGTTCAATTCCTACTGGATGCACGCCAATGGGACCCTCAATAAGTCTATTGGAATTGGCTCTGTATCAATGGAATCTCATCATCTATACATAACGAATTGGTGTGGTATATTCATATCATAACATATGAACAGTAAGAACTAGCATTCTTATTGAGACTCGAACTCATAGGGAAGAAAATAGATTTATGGATGGAATCAAATATGTAGTAGTTACAGACAAAAGTATTCGGTTATTGGTGAAAAATCAATATACTTCTAATGTCGAATCAGGATCAACTAGGACAGAAATAAAGCATTGGGTCGAACTCTTCTTTGGTGTCAAGGTAATAGCTATGAATAGTCATCGACTCCCCGGAAAGGGTAGAAGAATGGGACCTATTATGGGACATACAATGCATTACAGGCGTATGATCATTACGCTTCAACCGGGTTATTCTATTCCACCTCTTAGAACGAAAAGAACTTAAATCAAAATACTTAATAGCATGGCGATACATTTATACAAAACTTCTACCCCGGGCACACGCAATGGAGCCGTAGACAGTCAAGTGAAATCCAATCCACGAAATAATTTGATCTATGGACAGCATCGTTGTGGTAAAGGTCGTAATGCCAGAGGAATCATTACCGCAAGGCATAGAGGGGGAGGTCATAAGCGTCTATACCGTAAAATTGATTTTCGACGAAATGAAAAAGACATATATGGTAGAATCGTAACCATAGAATACGACCCTAATCGAAATGCATACATTTGTCTCATACACTATGGGGATGGTGAGAAGAGATATATTTTACATCCCAGAGGGGCTATAATTGGAGATACCATTGTTTCTGGTACAGAAGTTCCTATAAAAATGGGAAATGCCCTACCTTTGAGTGCGGTTTGAACTATTGATTTACGTAATTGGAAGGAACCAATTAGGTTTACGACGAAACCTAAAAATCGATCACTGATCCAATTTGAGTACCTCTACAGGATAGACCTCAACAGAAAACTGAAGAGTAACGGCAGCAAGTGATTGAGTTCAGTAGTTCCTCATATAAAATTATTGACTCTAGAGATATAGTAATATGGAGAAGACAAAATTGTTTCAAGCACCGACAGAACCAGAAGCGCCCCTTGTTTCAAAGAGAGGAGGACGGGTTATTCACATTTCATTTGATGGTCAGAGGCGAATTGAAAGCTAAGCAGTGGTAATTCTAAAGATTCCCCGGGGGAAAAATAGAGATGTCTCCTACGTTACCCATAATATGTGGAAGTATCGACGTAATTTCATAGAGTCATTCGGTCTGAATGCTACATGAAGAACATAAGCCAGATGACGGAACGGGAAGACCTAGGATGTAGAAGATCATAACATGAGTGGTTCGACAGATTTGGATTCCTATATATCCACTCATGTGGTACTTCATTGTACAATATATATAAGAATTATACGATAAAATTATACGAATCCATCTGTATAGATATCATCATCTACATCCAGAAAGCCGTATGCTTTGGAAGAAGCTTGTACAGTTTGGGAAGGGGTTTTGATTGATCGATCAAAAAGAAGAATCTACTTCAAccgatatgcccttaggcacggcCATACATAACATAGAAATCACACTTGGAAGGGGTGGACAATTAGCTAGAGCAGCGGGTGCTGTTGCGAAACTGATTGCAAAGGAGGGGAAATCAGCCACATTAAAATTACCTTCTGGGGAGGTCCGTTTGATATCCAAAAACTGCTCAGCAACAGTCGGACAGGTGGGGAATGTTGGGGTGAACCAGAAAAGTTTGGGTAGAGCCGGATCTAAATGTTGGCTAGGTAAGCGTCCTGTAGTAAGAGGAGTAGTTATGAACCCTGTAGACCATCCCCATGGGGGTGGTGAAGGAGGGCTCAATTGGTGAAAAAACCCGCAACCCCTTGGGGTTATCCTGCACTTGGAAGAAGAAGTAGAAAAAGGAATAAATATAGTGATAATTTGATTCTTCGTCGACGGAGTAAATAGGAGAGATTATTTCTTTCTTCGtctttacaaaaacaaaaaaatatattttaaaagaaaaatggcGCGTTCACTAAAAAAAAATCCTTTTGTagcaaatcatttattaaaaaaaatcgaaaggcttaatacaaaagcggaaaaagaaataataataacttgGTCCAGAGCATCTACCATTATACCCACAATGATCGGCCATACTATCGCTATCCATAATGGAAAAGAACATTTGCCCATTTATATAACGGATCGTATGGTAGGACATAAATTGGGAGAATTCGCACCTACTATAAATTTTCGCGGACACgcaaaaaatgataataaatctcgtcgttaatattattataataaattataataaaaaaaaatagagattaaTTAATGAATTCATTAGTGAGAGGTAAACTTTATGATAAAGATAAAGAAACACAGGAGGAACCCATATACAACTTCAGACGAAGTATACGCTTTAGGTCAACATATATGTATGTCTGCTCACAAAGCACGAAGAATAATTGATCAGATTCGTGGACGTTCCTACGAAGAAACACTTATGATACTAGAACTCATGCCTTATCGAGCATGTTATCCCATTTTAAAATTGGTTTATTCTGCAGCAGCAAATGCTCGTCACAATAGGGGTTTCAATGAAGCGAGTTTAATCATTAGTCAAGTCGCAGTAAATGAGGAACTACTCTGAAAAGACTAAAACCTCGAGCTCGAGGACGGAGTTATCTGATAAAAGACCCACTTGTCATATAACTATTGCATTGAAAGATCTTGAATTTGAACCACTTGACAGATATATGCTGCGCCCAAAACCAAAAAACACCGGATGGCTAGGATGGCTAAAAAAGGGATAAATAAGAACACAAATATGACATATCCTAATATATAGTAGTGGAGGATTATGGGACAAAAAATAAATCCACTTGGTTTCAGACTTGGTACAACCCAAAGTCATCATTCTCTTTGGTTTGCACAACCGAAAAAGTATTCGAAGGGTCTACAAGAAGATAAAAAAATAAGAGACTGTATCAAGAATTATGTACAAAAAAATATGAGACTATCTTCTGGTGTCGAGGGAATTGCACGTATAGAGATTCAAAAAAGACTGGATCTAATTCAGGTGATAATCTATATGGGATTTCCTAAATTATTAATTGAAGATAAGCCACGAAAACTCGAAGAACTACAGATGAATGTGCAAAAAGAACTTAATTGTATGAACCGAAAACTCAACATTGCTATTACAAGAATTGGAAATCCTTATGGGCACCCTAATATTCTTGCCGAATTTATAGCCGGACAATTAAAGAATCGAGTTTCATTTCGAAAGGCAATGAAAAAGGCTATTGAATTAACTGAGCAAGCGGATACAAAAGGAATTCAAATACAAATTGCAGGGCGTATCGACGGAAAAGAAATCGCACGTGTCGAATGGATCCGAGAAGGTAGGGTTCCTCTACAAACCATTGGAGCGAAAATTGAGTATTGCTCTTATAGAGTTCGAACTATCTATGGGGTATTAGGAATCAAAATTTGGATATTTATAGACGAAGAATAATAAGAATAAGACTCTACTTGTCTTTACGTTCTATTCTGCGATAGAACAAAAAatgacaaattctttgattttttgATTGAACATAAAAATCAAAAAATGAGCAGTTCTAAATTCTATAaggttaaataaaaatttgattgatCATTTGATATAATTGCTATGCTTAGTGTGCGACTCGTTGGGTTTTTTAGGCTTAGGATTCAAAAAAAATGGGCGGACCACAGTATAAGCTAATAACTATAGCACTAATAACCAACTCATCGCTTCGGATTATCTGGATCCAAAGAATCAGTCAAGATATGATATATTGGTCATATCATTATAGCAACTGAATTTTTTTTGCATTAAGTAAAAGACAAAACCAATCTGATTATGAATAGATCGAAATTGTGAAGCAAAATAAAAAGTATGTGGATAAATAGAAGgatgagagaaagagagaaacagAAATAGCAATGAAATGATATAGGATTCCAATATGTAAGGTCTATGAAGCATCTCATAAAGAGCAATGTAATAGAGCATCAATAGAGATTCATCAATAATTAGATGAATATCTGTTCATTGAAGAAAAAATCAAGAGCCTTAACTTAAGTCAATAAAGACTGAGAAGGTTGACTCaagaagaaattttattttattttattaaataaatattaaattaaaaaattaaattaataaatattaataaattaaggcTCCATTGGAGAATTCAGACCTAAGCATTAATCGAGAGCGATGGGGACGACGGAACCCGTGAATGCAGAGGATTCTATTGAAAACGAATCCTAATGATTTATCGGGGAGGATGGCGGAACAAACCAGAGACCACTGCATTTCTTTTTATTCTGATTCTGAGAGGTCATGGGTTAACCCGACAACTGAACTAGAAAAAGAGTAAATATTCGCCCGCgaaaatttgagtttaatttgatTGTTCAATTTTTGTCGATCTGAATCTGATATGAATatgataaaaaacaaaataaagattCGTTATAACATTATAACAAAACCAAGATAAGACATTATCTAGAAATAGAATCCGTGTTTAATTccttatacttatatatatatccaatAGATCCAAACAAGATATACAAATTTCTAATAGATCAGATAAAATCATAAAGCAAAGAATCCCAAGATTCAATTATTCATTAACTACCCGTATATCTTAAGATTaagaattaaatatttttttattcattttttttttcgcgAGGAGCTGGATGAGAAGAAACTCTCATGTCCAGTTCTGTAGTAGAGATGGAATTCATAAACAACAACCATCAACTATAACCCCAAAAGAACCCGATTTCGTAAACAACATAGAGGAAGAATGAAGGGGATATCTTATCGAGGTAATCGGATTTGTTTCGGTAGATATGCTCTTCAAGCACTTGAACCCCTTGGATTACATCTAGACAAATAGAAGCGGGGCGCCGCGCAATGACACGAAATGTACGCCGTGGTGGAAAAATATGGGTACGTATATTTCCAGACAAACCCGTTACAGTAAGACCTACAGAAACACGTATGGGTTCGGGAAAGGATCTCCCAGTATTGGGTAGCTGTCGTTAAACCGGGCAGAATACTTTATGAAATGAGCGGAGTAGCCGAAAATATAGCCAGAAAGGCTATTTCAATAGCGGCGTCAAAATGCCTATAAAAACTCAATTCATTATTTCAGGATAGGAATATAGAACCAAAGGAAAGAAGTCTTGTCTTGGGAATAAAAAAACAATTGCgagtttccttttttttttttgacaaacaatatttctttttttcttcgtCCTTTGTTACATTGAAAAAAGAGATTTCAAAAATGATTCAACCTCAGACCCATTTGAATGTAGCAGATAACAGCGGGGCCCGAGAATTGATGTGTATTCGAGTCATAGGAGCTAGTAATCGCCGATATGCTCATATTGGTGACGTTATTGTTGCTGTGATCAAGGAAGCAGTACCAAATACACCTCTAGAAAGATCAGAAGTGATCAGAGCTGTAATTGTACGTACTCGTAAAGAACTCAAACGCGACAACGGGATGATAATACGATATGATGACAATGCTGCCGTTGTCATTGATCAAGAAGGAAATCCAAAAGGAACTCGAATTTTTGGTGCGATCGCTCAGGAATTGAGACAGTTAAATTTCACTAAAATAGTTTCATTAGCTCCCGAGGTATTATAAGACGAGACCCAAGTATAGTTAGAGTATTTAGAGTATTTAAATGGCAtagattaattagtagattgtgTCTCACGTATATACCTTtactaagtaaaaaaaaaagaccaCGTTGGTTATATCAAAATTCAGGAGCAACAAAATTTTAGTTTACCATGGGTAAGGACACTATTGCTGACATAATAACCTCTATACGAAATGCTGATATGAATAGAAAAGGAACGATTCAAATAGGATCTACTAACATCACTGAAAACATTGTTAAAATACTTTTACGAGAAGGTTTTATCGATAACGTAAGGAAACATCGGGAACGCAACAAATATTTTTTGGTTTTAACCCTACGACATAGACGGAATAGAAAAGGACCACATAGAACTATTTTAAATTTACGACGGATCAGTCGACCAGGTCTACGAATCTATTCTAACTATCAACAAATTCCTAGGATTTTAGGCGGGATGGGGATTGTAATTCTTTCTACTTCTCGGGGTATAATGACAGACCGGGAGGCTCGACTAGAAGGAATCGGTGGAGAAATTTTGTGTTCTATATGGTAATCTGTCCGGTATACGAATTGTATCCGAAACTCTCCATTTgtgcaaaaaaaaagaaaaaagcacGGGTTGTCTAATAGAACTCCTCCTGCCCTACGGTAGTTGATACGTCAAGGAAGTTTTACCTGgaataaaagaacaaaaaaatggATTCATGAAggtttaatttaattagtaaatCACTCCCACTCTGGATTCCTTTAGATAATGAAGATCTGATTTTAGGTTATGTTTCGGGAGAGTTTTACCAACGTGGGATAGAGTCAACAAAAGTGAAGTAAGTGCTTATGATTCAACCAGGGGGGCGTATAATTTATAGACTTCGCAACAAGGATTCGAACGATTAGGTAGTTTTTCAACTTCAAGATTTCTTTCGGGGGGATCCAATTCAAATTTCAAGAAACTTATTTTCTTCCAATAAGCGAATTCGGAAAAATTTAAGGAATAACAACTATGAAAATAAGGGCTTCCGTTcgtaaaatttgtgaaaaatgtCGCCTAATCCGTAGGAGGGGACGAATTATCGTAATTTGTTTTAACCCGAGACATAAACAAAGACAAGGATAATCTTTCTATTCTAAAAGAACTCCTGAAAGAAAAGAAACTAATCTTAAAGAAAgcgataaacaaataaaaatagaaGATCTGTTTTGACATGAAATGGATATATCCATATATCTCTGACTTATCTTTATGAAATGATAAAATATGGCAAAACCTATACCAAAAGTTGGTTCACGTAGGAATGGGCGCAGTAGTGCACGGAAAAGTGCACGTAGAATACCAAAAGGAGTTATTCATGTTCAAGCAAGTTTCAACAATACCATTGTTACTGTTACAGATGTACGGGGTCGGGTAATCTCTTGGTCCTCCGCCGGCACTTGTGGATTCAAGGGTACAAGAAGGGGGACCCCTTTTGCTGCTCAAACCGCAGCGGGAAATGCTATTCGAGCAGTAGTAGACCAAGGTATGCAACGAGCGGAAGTTATGATAAAGGGTCCTGGTCTCGGAAGAGATGCAGCATTACGAGCTATTCGTAGAAGTGGTATACTATTAAGTTTCGTACGGGATGTAACCCCTATGCCACATAATGGCTGTAGACCTCCTAAAAAAAGACGTGTGTAGAAATAAACACTAAAGagatttcaagagaaataaatgatTCAATGATCtgatcaaataaaataatattactaTGGTTCGAGAGAAAGTAAAAGTCTCTACTTCGACTCGGACACGACAGTGGAAGTGTGTTGAATCAAGAACAGATAGTAAGCGCCTTTATTATGGACGCTTTATTCTGTCTCCACTTATGAAAGGCCAAGCCGACACAATAGGCATTGCGATGCGAAGAGCTTTGCTTGGAGAACTAGAAGGAACATGCATTACACGTGCAAAATCTGAGAAAATACCCCACGAATATTCTACCATAGTAGGTATTCAAGAATCAGTCcatgaaattttaatgaatttgaaagaaattgtaTTGAGAGGGAATTTGTATGGAACTCGTAACGCCTTTATTTGTGCCAAGGGTCCCGGATATGTAACTGCTCAagacatcatcttaccaccttctGTGGAAATCGTTGATAATACACAGCATGTAGCCAGCCTAACCGAACCAATTGATTTGTGTATTGGATTACAAATCGAGAGAAATAGAGGATACGGTATAAAAACGCCAAAGAACTTTCACGACGGAAGTTATCCTATAGATGCTGTATTCATGCCTGTTCGAAATGCGAATCATAGTATTCATTGTTATGGGAATGATAATGAAAAACAGGAGATACTTTTTCTAGAAATATGGACAAATGGAAGTTTAACTCCGAAAGAAGCACTTCATGAAGCTTCTCgtaatttgattgatttatttattCCTTTTCTACATACGGAAGAAGAAAACTTACATTTAGAAAACAATCAACACGATGTTACTTTACCTTTTTTTCCGTTTCATGATAGATTAGTTAAactaacaaaaaagaaaaaagaaatagcattgaaatatatttttattgacCAATCAGAATTGCCTCCCAGGATCTATAATTGTCTCAAAAAGTCCAATATACATACATTATTGGACCTTTTGAATAACAGTCGAGAAGACCTTATGAAAATTGAACACTTTCGCATAGAAGATGTAAAACAAATATTGGGCATTCTAGAAAAGAAGTAGAAAAAGCATTTCgaaattgatttatcaaaatttttaatcCAATGGATTTTGAACCTTCAGCACAATCCATAGATTCGGACCAGAATTGAATAAATGTATCTAGGGAGAATTCACTTTGCCTTTGAAGTGACTACTCCTAGATACGCACATcatgatattttttttaattgattCAATTTAAAAAGACCTAAAGTTAAGGATTTATCAATCGGTAATGTTGCTCAATACCCAACCAAAGGGCTACTGCAGTACCAATCAAAAAACGGTTGTCGCTACTGGACGACGAAATGGATTTTGGAATTTATTAACATTTTCCAAAAACGGTACTGTTAATAATCCCGCGGGTACTGAAACCATTAAAAGAACACCCAATAACTTGTTAGGTACTGTACGAAGTATTTGAAATACAGGAAAGAAATACCATTCAGGTAATATTTCCAAAGGAGTTGCAAATGGATCCGCGGGTTCACCAATCATTGAAGGTTCTAGAACCGCTAAGCCCACGTTACAAGCAATAGTACCGAGAATTACTActggaaaaatatataaaagatcaTTGGGCCATGCGGGTTCCCCATAATAATTATGACCCATACCTTTAGCTAATTTAGCTCTTAATACAGGATCGTTCAAGTCAGGTTTTTTTGTTATTAGGATAGGTGAATTTTCTAGATCCATCCCCAAAGGAACCGGACATGATAATTTTTCATCATCCGGCTCAAGCAAAAGTCAATCGAATCAAATGGATACAAACGGATACCTATAAAATAAATCTATATTctatatgtttaaaataaatcTATATGTTATCCCCACATATATGAATGGTTCCATATGTAAGAAAAAAGTTACCCGATTCCATTTTACGGAGTTGCAATTATACATTCAAGGAATTTCATTTTTACAGGTAAATGCTCAATACCCAAGTAGGCGTACAAAATTGATCGTGATCAAGTGCTTTATGGGTCGTCTTAGGCCTTGCGATTCACCTTTATCCCAAAAATATATCGAGATTTTTTACATACAAAGGATTTACTTGTTACTAATATAGTCTAGCCTTTGCTCTTCTTTAGATCCCTTGTTTCACTCCGATAGTATAATTAAATCGGGTCGATGCAGAAGAAATGAATGCATTttcatactattaagataagaaagtaaaaaaaaaactaaaatctaaTTTTGATTATGCCAAATCACTTATTCTACTGGATCTTACGGAGCCCTATTTATACACAACATCGTCAGGTCTGATCATAGAAAAGATTCTCTTCAAGCGAACCAGCCTATCCTTTGTATGGGGCTTACACGGTGGTTGAAACAAAGACACATTTGGTTGTGAATTCCAATGTAGCAGATAAAGGCATATTTCTGCACGGCCCAATCAATAGTTCAAGTCACACACTCCCATAATCCATTTTCTCTTCAGAATTCCTTCAACTATTCATGTCAAATAAATACTAGAATATTGTTGTAGTTGAAAGGAAATATCCAAATACAtgtcttattttttttttcaataatccATATTTGTAGCAATGAAATACTATTGTTCCTCCCCCAAGTAATAAGATAAATTATTGGTTACAATATAGCTATGGTCTATATTCTCTATAAAGGACCAGAAATGCCTTGCTTACGTATCATTAGGAAATGCATTAACATAAATACAGCAGTAAGAAGGGGTAATACAAAAGTGTGTAAACTATAAAAACGGGTCAAAGTGGATTGTCCCACACTAGCACTTCCACGTAATAACTCTACCAAAGGCGATCCTATTACCGGAATAGCTTCCGGAACGCCTGTTACGATTTTGACTGCCCAATAACCAATTTGGTCCCGAGGTAAGGAATA
This window contains:
- the LOC128288582 gene encoding 30S ribosomal protein S3, chloroplastic-like translates to MGQKINPLGFRLGTTQSHHSLWFAQPKKYSKGLQEDKKIRDCIKNYVQKNMRLSSGVEGIARIEIQKRLDLIQVIIYMGFPKLLIEDKPRKLEELQMNVQKELNCMNRKLNIAITRIGNPYGHPNILAEFIAGQLKNRVSFRKAMKKAIELTEQADTKGIQIQIAGRIDGKEIARVEWIREGRVPLQTIGAKIEYCSYRVRTIYGVLGIKIWIFIDEE
- the LOC128288586 gene encoding 50S ribosomal protein L14, chloroplastic-like; the encoded protein is MIQPQTHLNVADNSGARELMCIRVIGASNRRYAHIGDVIVAVIKEAVPNTPLERSEVIRAVIVRTRKELKRDNGMIIRYDDNAAVVIDQEGNPKGTRIFGAIAQELRQLNFTKIVSLAPEVL
- the LOC128288583 gene encoding 30S ribosomal protein S11, chloroplastic; this translates as MAKPIPKVGSRRNGRSSARKSARRIPKGVIHVQASFNNTIVTVTDVRGRVISWSSAGTCGFKGTRRGTPFAAQTAAGNAIRAVVDQGMQRAEVMIKGPGLGRDAALRAIRRSGILLSFVRDVTPMPHNGCRPPKKRRV
- the LOC128288580 gene encoding DNA-directed RNA polymerase subunit alpha is translated as MVREKVKVSTSTRTRQWKCVESRTDSKRLYYGRFILSPLMKGQADTIGIAMRRALLGELEGTCITRAKSEKIPHEYSTIVGIQESVHEILMNLKEIVLRGNLYGTRNAFICAKGPGYVTAQDIILPPSVEIVDNTQHVASLTEPIDLCIGLQIERNRGYGIKTPKNFHDGSYPIDAVFMPVRNANHSIHCYGNDNEKQEILFLEIWTNGSLTPKEALHEASRNLIDLFIPFLHTEEENLHLENNQHDVTLPFFPFHDRLVKLTKKKKEIALKYIFIDQSELPPRIYNCLKKSNIHTLLDLLNNSREDLMKIEHFRIEDVKQILGILEKK